One window of Ciona intestinalis unplaced genomic scaffold, KH HT001219.1, whole genome shotgun sequence genomic DNA carries:
- the LOC104266763 gene encoding receptor-interacting serine/threonine-protein kinase 1-like → MYESKEMLRNLNAAIEDYSSKVDKDLGRFDCVSLINYNERNIAKKEVDEVKKRAYSCFQMTPKSSKVPPQPVWVSPSEIDLERDDRVIIGWGSFGSVLRCYYKKVGRCAVKCVRATSITDDVKTAAQRFEKEAGIFLMADHTNIVRVYGITSWVGSFGIIMEYMERRSLANLIQSASSKDYQIPFDLLVRILLQVANGVAFLHKIGEDKQIVHGDLKPSNIVLDNNFTAKVTDFGGATLRTYTGTNEGGRVAENVEHTPVYTAPERLVHLEYAATKASDVYSYGLIVYECLSDRVPYGGKFPNKEILIILLKNTNEIERPNYERIDNKKRIFHGNTLLHLLFLEKWMKSCWQYNKDDRPKMISVRDKFQQHFDKVGREEILHSVAEISKLQLNAQVSEGTTEFIQINRLKPPHFQPSDVQTGTSSCLPCGRKRSSEERVASHNEKMPRFFTDEPSTSQAAPENKIKSLIRKVENALTADAKVLEAATRELYNALKREESRSSDDNALLVRELNDLFTFTDEPSTSQAAPENKIKSLIRKVENALTADAKVLEAATRELYNALKREESRSSDDNALLVRELNDLCGKMIMQKESPAYHQLVYHALDMCSGIADENDQKNYYESFLEKL, encoded by the exons ATGTACGAGTCGAAGGAAATGCTAAGAAACCTCAACGCAGCGATAGAAGACTATTCCAGCAAAGTTGATAAGGATCTCGGTAGATTTGATTGTGTGTCCTTGATCAACTACAACGAACGCAATATCGCAAAAAAAGAAGTTGATGAAGTAAAAAAACGAGCTTATTCTTGCTTTCAAATGACACCAAAAAGTTCTAAG GTGCCCCCGCAGCCGGTATGGGTAAGTCCCTCCGAAATTGACTTAGAAAGAGATGACCGCGTAATTATTGGATGGGGGAGCTTCGGATCTGTTCTCCGCTGCTACTACAAAAAAGTTGGTCGCTGTGCTGTAAAATGTGTTCGAGCAACTAGTATTACAGATGACGTAAAGACTGCTGCGCAAAG ATTTGAAAAAGAAGCAGGGATATTTCTTATGGCCGACCACACAAATATTGTACGGGTGTATGGGATCACAAGCTGGGTCGGATCATTCGGTATCATCATGGAGTATATGGAGAGAAGAAGCTTAGCGAACCTCATTCAATCGGCGAGCTCAAAAGATTATCAAATTCCGTTCGATCTATTGGTGCGGATTTTGCTTCAGGTTGCGAACGGAGTGGCGTTTCTGCACAAAATCGGAGAAGACAAGCAGATCGTTCACGGAGATCTGAAACCTTCTAACATCGTACTGGATAACAACTTCACTGCAAAGGTGACCGATTTTGGAGGGGCGACTCTACGCACATACACTGGAACAAACGAAGGAGGTCGTGTAGCAGAGAATGTGGAACACACTCCAGTTTACACTGCTCCTGAGCGGCTCGTACATCTAGAATATGCCGCTACCAAAGCATCAGATGTTTATAGTTATGGATTGATCGTCTACGAATGCCTTAGCGATCGTGTACCATATGGTGGGAAATTTCCCAATAAGGAGATCTTAATAATTCTATTGAAGAATACAAATGAAATTGAGCGACCAAACTACGAGCGGATTGATAACAAGAAGAGGATCTTCCATGGAAATACGTTACTTCATCTACTTTTTCTTGAGAAGTGGATGAAAAGCTGCTGGCAGTACAACAAGGATGATCGTCCGAAAATGATATCAGTTAGAGATAAATTTCAACAGCATTTTGACAAAGTAGGCCGAGAAGAGATTTTGCACAGCGTTGCCGAAATCTCAAAACTACAACTAAATGCACAAGTCTCAGAAGGAACCACGGAATTCATACAAATCAACCGTTTGAAACCGCCTCACTTCCAACCGTCGGATGTTCAAACTG gtacATCATCATGTTTACCATGTGGTAGAAAGAGAAGCTCAGAAGAAAGAGTCGCCTCTCATAATGAAA AAATGCCGAGATTTTTCACTGACGAACCATCCACAAGCCAAGCAGCACcggaaaacaaaattaagtcTTTGATAAGAAAGGTAGAAAACGCACTGACCGCTGATGCCAAGGTTCTTGAAGCAGCAACTCGAGAGTTGTATAATGCCTTGAAAAGGGAAGAGAGTAGGAGCTCCGATGACAACGCTCTTCTCGTGCGTGAATTAAACGACCT TTTCACTTTCACTGACGAACCATCCACAAGCCAAGCAGCACcggaaaacaaaattaagtcTTTGATAAGAAAGGTAGAAAACGCACTGACCGCTGATGCCAAGGTTCTTGAAGCAGCAACTCGAGAGTTGTATAATGCCTTGAAAAGGGAAGAGAGTAGGAGCTCCGATGACAACGCTCTTCTCGTGCGTGAATTAAACGACCTGTGTGGTAAAATGATTATGCAGAAGGAATCACCAGCCTATCACCAGCTTGTCTACCACGCTCTTGATATGTGCTCCGGTATCGCAGACGAAAATGATCAGAAAAATTATTACGAGAGTTTTCTTGAAAAATTGTGA